The region TGCCATACAGCCGCACCCGCAAAGGTCCCCAGCAGGATTCCCGTTCCTCCCAGCGGCGAGATACCGCCGATGACGCCGGCTGCCACTGCGTACATCTCATACATATTGCCTGCTTCCATATTGCCCATATTGGCCTGGCCGCAGAGAATCAGACCTACCACGAAGGAACAGAAGGCACTGACCAGATATGTCTTTGTGACTGTCGCCACCACACTGACACCGGAGAGCTTGGCCGCCTCCGCATTGGAACCAATGGCGTAAATATGGCGTCCGGTCCTGGTCTTGGAGAGCAGGAAAAAGAATGCGATAAACAGTACCAGGGCAATCCAGAAGGTATTAAACACCCCCGCCGTCTTTCCATAGTAAAAAAATGCCTGGAACTTATCTGCCGCTTCCTTGCCTATGCCTGAACTGATGGCATCCGTGTTGCGGTTCCCATTTACCATATAAGCCACGCCTCTGGCTACGAACATGGTTCCCAGGGTTGCTATGAACGGGGGAAGCTGGAACTTTCCTACCAGAATACCGTTTACCACGCCGATGGCCAGGCAGCAGACAAGTGTAATCAGTATGGCAGCCATGGGATTGACCCCATGGGTCATAAGGGTTGCTGCTATCATGGCGCTCATGCCCACCACAGAACCAATGGACAAATCAATGTTGCCTGTTATGAGCACGTAGCTCTGTCCGATACCGATAATCAGGTACTTTGACATGGAACGGAACAGGTTTGTAACATTTTGTTCTGAAAATACAGTGGGATTAATTGCCCCGAATGCTATGTAAATGACAATGAGTCCCGCAAAGGCAGTCATAGCCCCTCTCATGCCCCTTATATTCAAAAACTGTCTGAGGGCTCCCTGATTCTTGTGATTCATACCTTTCTCCTCCTCATTATAAGCACTTAGCGTCAATTTTCTTCTCAAATCTGGTTGCCAGGGTCAGAATGCTGTTCTGGGTGGCCTCCTCTGCCATCAGCTCTCCGGTAATACGGCCGTCACACATGACGACGATTCTGTCAGCGATTCCCATGACCTCCGGCATCTCCGAGGATACGAACATGACAGCAATTCCCTGTTGCTTTAGCTGGTTCATCAGATTATATATTTCTACTTTGGCAGCCACATCAATTCCCCTGGTCGGCTCATCGAATATCACCACCCTGGAATTACGGGCCAGCCATTTTCCAACAACCACCTTCTGCTGGTTGCCGCCGGACAGATTGCCTGCATTCACATCCACATTAGGGGTTTTGACCTTTAAGTCATCCACCACCTTCCGGCACATTTCATCTTCCCTGGACCGGCTTACCACCCCCATCTTGTTGCACAGCAAATCCAGGTTTGGCAGGGCTATATTATGCCGTATACTCAGTTTTGTACATAGTCCGTCCTTTTTCCTGTCCTCAGGGGCCAGCACGATTCCTGCCTGTATGGCATCCTCGGGCTTGTGAATGGCCACCTCTCTTCCGTCCAGGAAAATCTGTCCGCTCTCCTTGGCATCAATGCCGAATATAGCCCTGGTGGTCTCGGTCCTGCCCGCTCCCATCAGTCCGGCAAATCCCACAATTTCCCCTTCATACAGGGAGAAATCCACATCACGCACCATCCTGCCTGCATTCAGATTTTTTACTTCCAGGACCTTTTTCCCTTTTTCGCAGGAAACGCGCGGAAACTTTTCCTTAATTTCACGTCCCACCATGTTGGCAATTATCTCATCCAGGGTTGTGTCCCGGAAATTCATAGAGGTTATGTACTGGCCGTCCCGCATTATGGTCACACGGTCCACAATGGACTGAAGCTCCTCCAGCCGGTGGGAAATGTACACGATGCCGCATCCCTTTTCCCTCAGGTTATGGATGATTCGGAATAAGTCCTCTATCTCCCTGGCTGTCAGGGCGGAAGTGGGTTCATCCATAATCAGGATTTTCGCATGGGTGGACAGTGCCTTGGCTATCTCCACCATCTGCTGCTTGGACACAGGCAGATCCCCCACCACCTGGTGCGGATCCAAATCAATTTTCAGCTCATCCAGAATCTTTCTGGCTTCCTCCTCCATCTCCTTGTTTGACAGAACCATGCCCTTTACCTTCTCGCGTCCCAGGAACATGTTTTCTGTCACCGACAGATGCCTGCACATGTTCAACTCCTGATGGATGATTGCCACTCCGGCTTCCTGGGCCTGCTTCGGGTTCATATCCCCGTACTCCCTGCCGAATATTTCCACTTTCCCTTCATCCCTTGTGTAGACACCGCTGAGCACCTTCATCAATGTACTTTTTCCTGCACCATTTTCTCCCAGAAGCGCCATGACTTCCCCTGAACGCAGTTCAAAACGCACATGGTCCAATGCCTTGACTCCTGGAAAGCTCTTACAGATATTCTCCATGGAAACAATTGTATCGTTCATTCTCAGCCACCTGTCCTTCTTCATAATCCATTGTCTGACTTTTATCTATGATTCTATTATACCAATCTTCAGTTTCACAAATAAGGGGGGCTTTTTCCTAATTAGGGGGACATTTTTATGCATTTTTATAGAATTACAGAAACGAGACGCAGAATTGTTTGTTATATACACCGTATTATTTTTATTATTACTTGATATAATTAGCACTTTTTCCATCTCTTAAAAAAGGCCGCCCTCCCCAGGAGGACAGCCTTCTAATCCCCATACAATTACCCCCTACCGCCGGTTCAGCCTCCACGCTCCCACAAGCTTCTTCAAATAATCCATATACCCTGCTTCCCGTATACTTCCGTTCGTCAGCACATTAACCTCTCCCAGCTTTTTGCCGCCCAGAGAATATTCCAGCACGCCTGCCTTCTGCCCCGGTTCCACCGGAGCGGGTATGGATTCCAGAAGCACCAGCTTCTTCTCGATGGCTCCCAAATCCTCACCCTTAAGGCTCAGGTAGGAAAATGTTCCCTCGTAGGTCAGCCCTACCTCATCCTCCACGCCTCCTGTAACCGGCATCTGGGGCAGCGGCAGATGTTCCTTGTCTTCATAGAGCTTGCAGTTTGCATAACCATAGTTGAGAAGGGTCTGGGCGTCTGCAAATCTGGTTTTGAAATCCGGCGCAGCCATGATGGCAGCGATAAGACGCACCCCATCCTTTTCCGCTGTGGCCGACAGGCAGTACTTTGCAATGGATGTGGACCCCGTCTTAAGGCCCGTAACCGTAAAATTAGTTGCCATCTTAAGCAGTTTATTTGTGTTGGACAAGCCGAATTCCTTTGTTCCCTGCTTTGTGACATGTGTTATATTCTCCATCCATATGGTGGAATAGTTATGTATCTGAGGATATTTATTAATCAGCTCGCGGCTCATGACGGCAATGTCCCTGGCCGTGGTGTAATGGTCCGCGGATTCCGTAAGACCGCAGCAGTCCACGAAATGGGTATTGGCCATGCCAAGGCCGGCTGCCCTTTCATTCATCATCCGCACAAACTCCTCCTCGCTGCCAGCTATGTACTCCGCCATGGCCACAGACGCGTCATTGCCGGATGCAATGACAATGCATTTAATCAATGTCTCCACGGTCTGTTTCTCGCCTTCCTCCAGAAACACCTGGGAACCTCCCATGGATTTGGCATGAGCGCTGGTGACCACCTCGTCCGTCAGCTGAATCTTCCCGGACTGAAGGGCATCGAAAATCAATATCAGTGTCATAACCTTGGTAACACTGGCCGGGCTGCGTTTTTCATCTGCACCCTTTTCATAGATTACCTGTCCGGTGGACGCTTCCATTAGAATAGCCGACGGGGCGGCTATCTGGACTGCTGTCTGGTTCTGGTCCGCAGGCGCCTCCGCCGCCTGCACATCCCCTCCTGTCCATCCTTCATCCTGTCCATAGAGGCTGCTCCCTGATACCTCTGCTCCCACGGGGATGGCGATTTCCGGCTCCTGGCCCAGGGCGGCAATCCCGGGATAGGAGACCAGTATTGCTGCTGAGCATAATATCGCTGCAATCCGTCTCATATTTTCCTCCAATAAAATCATCTGCTACTAATTGTATGGGAGTGGACAGACAGCTTATGCCCGCAAAACCTTGATTTCTACCGCAAAAAAATGCAGCGGGCCGTAATTATACCGCAGCCTGCCGCATTTTTCCTATCTTATTTTCCTGCCTTATTATAATTATACTTCCTTCAGGGCCTGTCTTAAGTCCTCTGCCATCTTCTCGTACTCAGGGTCTGTAAGCATGGTCCTTCCGCTGTTCATCTCAAAGGTGCCGCCCCATTCTTCACCGCCCTCATACTTGGGGACAATGTGAAAGTGCAGGTGATGTCCTGTGTCGCCGTAAGCACCGTAATTTACCTTGTCCGGCCGGAACACCTTGTGTACGGCGCGGGCTGCCTGGGCCACCTCTGCAAAGTAATCATTCCTCTCCTCGTCGGTCAGATCGATGAGCTCGCTGACATGCTTCTTATGAGCCAGAATAACTCTGCCCTTCTTACTCTGCTCCTTAAATACATAGAGAAAGCCTGTCTTCATCTCACACACAGGATAACCGAACTTAGCCACCAGTTCGCCCTGCATACAATATGCGCAATTAGGATCCTTTACCATATCTTCCATGTTCCTGTTCTCCTTTATGTTTATTCATATCAACTTAAACATACCACGGAACAAGATGAATTTCAATTCCAATATTTGTTTTTTCTTTCATAGTACCCACTTCACGGAATCTATGCTATAATAAGTAGGCAAGTACCAGATACAGGAGAATTTCTATGAGCAGAGCAGATTTCAGACGCAGGCAGTCCCGCAGGCGCAGGCAGAAGCTTGCACGGATGTCACGGCATCTTCCTACATTTATTTTATTATTAGCAATCACTGTACTGGCAGGAGGCGGCATTTTCGCCCTCTACCGGTTTGTTTTAGCGAAACAGCCGGACGGAACGGTCCAGGTCATTGCCTCATCAGGGCAAAACGGCTCCCCTAATCCGAACGGGAACAGACCTTCCGCTGGTGGGGATTCCCCCGGCGGGGCTTCCGGCGGCAATTTTGGCGGAAGCTCCGGCAATAGTTCCTCCGGGGCTTCCGGAGACAGTTCCTCCGGCCCATCGGACCAGCCTTCCGCGGAAGCTCCCCAGGACGACATTTCCCGGCTCATAGCCCAGGCTGACCGCATCGCCATGGGTTATGATTACGATAAGGCCGCAGAGCTTATCAACTCCAGCGGCCTGGATTTGGAGAACTCCCGCATGAAGGAGGCGCTGGCACGGTATGAATCACAGAAGGCCGCCCTGGTTCCCGCCGATATGAACGCTGTCACCCACATTTTCTTCCACTCACTTATCATGGATACCTCCAAGGCCTTTGACGGGGACTCGGACAGCGCCAACTATAATTCCGTCATGACCACCAAGGATGAATTTCTTAAGATACTGGAGGATATGTACCAGAAGGGCTATGTGCTGGTCCGCATCCACGATGTGGCCTACGAGGCGCCTGATGAAAATGGAAACGTCCGCTTTGTAATGGGCAGCGTCATGCTCCCGGAGGGAAAGAAGCCCTTTGTCATGTCCCAGGATGATGTCTGCTACTATCCCTACATGGACGGGGACGGGTTTGCCAAACGGGTGGTGATTGGCGAGGACGGAAAGCCCACCTGCGAGATGGTCATGGACGACGGCACCACATCCACCGGCTCCTATGATTTGATTCCGCTTTTGGAGGACTTCATACAGGAACACCCCGACTTTTCCTACAAAGGCGCAAGGGCCATTATCGCATTTACCGGCTATGAAGGCATACTGGGGTATCGAACTGCATCCTCCTACCAGAACAGCCCCGCCTATGAGGCTGACCGTGAACAGGCAGCCAGGGTGGCCCAGTGTCTGAAGGATAATGGCTGGGAGCTGGCTTCCCACAGCTGGGGCCACCTGCACCTGGGCGTGGCGGATGGCCCGCAGGCCGGATTTGCCATTGATGAGGAGCGTTTCCGAACCGATACG is a window of Enterocloster clostridioformis DNA encoding:
- a CDS encoding ABC transporter permease translates to MNHKNQGALRQFLNIRGMRGAMTAFAGLIVIYIAFGAINPTVFSEQNVTNLFRSMSKYLIIGIGQSYVLITGNIDLSIGSVVGMSAMIAATLMTHGVNPMAAILITLVCCLAIGVVNGILVGKFQLPPFIATLGTMFVARGVAYMVNGNRNTDAISSGIGKEAADKFQAFFYYGKTAGVFNTFWIALVLFIAFFFLLSKTRTGRHIYAIGSNAEAAKLSGVSVVATVTKTYLVSAFCSFVVGLILCGQANMGNMEAGNMYEMYAVAAGVIGGISPLGGTGILLGTFAGAAVWQTLENGLNMIGVQVGIQRLVIGIIVVFAVLLDVVLRKGMLIRKRPAAEKKV
- a CDS encoding sugar ABC transporter ATP-binding protein; translated protein: MNDTIVSMENICKSFPGVKALDHVRFELRSGEVMALLGENGAGKSTLMKVLSGVYTRDEGKVEIFGREYGDMNPKQAQEAGVAIIHQELNMCRHLSVTENMFLGREKVKGMVLSNKEMEEEARKILDELKIDLDPHQVVGDLPVSKQQMVEIAKALSTHAKILIMDEPTSALTAREIEDLFRIIHNLREKGCGIVYISHRLEELQSIVDRVTIMRDGQYITSMNFRDTTLDEIIANMVGREIKEKFPRVSCEKGKKVLEVKNLNAGRMVRDVDFSLYEGEIVGFAGLMGAGRTETTRAIFGIDAKESGQIFLDGREVAIHKPEDAIQAGIVLAPEDRKKDGLCTKLSIRHNIALPNLDLLCNKMGVVSRSREDEMCRKVVDDLKVKTPNVDVNAGNLSGGNQQKVVVGKWLARNSRVVIFDEPTRGIDVAAKVEIYNLMNQLKQQGIAVMFVSSEMPEVMGIADRIVVMCDGRITGELMAEEATQNSILTLATRFEKKIDAKCL
- a CDS encoding D-alanyl-D-alanine carboxypeptidase family protein; this translates as MRRIAAILCSAAILVSYPGIAALGQEPEIAIPVGAEVSGSSLYGQDEGWTGGDVQAAEAPADQNQTAVQIAAPSAILMEASTGQVIYEKGADEKRSPASVTKVMTLILIFDALQSGKIQLTDEVVTSAHAKSMGGSQVFLEEGEKQTVETLIKCIVIASGNDASVAMAEYIAGSEEEFVRMMNERAAGLGMANTHFVDCCGLTESADHYTTARDIAVMSRELINKYPQIHNYSTIWMENITHVTKQGTKEFGLSNTNKLLKMATNFTVTGLKTGSTSIAKYCLSATAEKDGVRLIAAIMAAPDFKTRFADAQTLLNYGYANCKLYEDKEHLPLPQMPVTGGVEDEVGLTYEGTFSYLSLKGEDLGAIEKKLVLLESIPAPVEPGQKAGVLEYSLGGKKLGEVNVLTNGSIREAGYMDYLKKLVGAWRLNRR
- a CDS encoding HIT family protein, which codes for MEDMVKDPNCAYCMQGELVAKFGYPVCEMKTGFLYVFKEQSKKGRVILAHKKHVSELIDLTDEERNDYFAEVAQAARAVHKVFRPDKVNYGAYGDTGHHLHFHIVPKYEGGEEWGGTFEMNSGRTMLTDPEYEKMAEDLRQALKEV
- a CDS encoding polysaccharide deacetylase, encoding MSRADFRRRQSRRRRQKLARMSRHLPTFILLLAITVLAGGGIFALYRFVLAKQPDGTVQVIASSGQNGSPNPNGNRPSAGGDSPGGASGGNFGGSSGNSSSGASGDSSSGPSDQPSAEAPQDDISRLIAQADRIAMGYDYDKAAELINSSGLDLENSRMKEALARYESQKAALVPADMNAVTHIFFHSLIMDTSKAFDGDSDSANYNSVMTTKDEFLKILEDMYQKGYVLVRIHDVAYEAPDENGNVRFVMGSVMLPEGKKPFVMSQDDVCYYPYMDGDGFAKRVVIGEDGKPTCEMVMDDGTTSTGSYDLIPLLEDFIQEHPDFSYKGARAIIAFTGYEGILGYRTASSYQNSPAYEADREQAARVAQCLKDNGWELASHSWGHLHLGVADGPQAGFAIDEERFRTDTDKWEAEVESLIGPTDIILYPYGNDIADWRPYHQDNPRFAYLESKGFRYFCNVDASKPYWTQMGTNYFRMARRNLDGYRLYEDLIQTDPARKRLTDLFDAAQVFDSARPTPVSWSYQK